The genomic stretch CAAAAGGAACTTTTACCTGCGCCAGACAAAAAATACTGATGCATAGAATGATTAAACTGAAAATTTTTTTCATATTTTTTTTTCAAAGGTAAAGATATCTGTTGAACTCATAAATAGTGGAATCCCGGTAATTTTAACCAAACAAAAAACCACTCAGAAAGAGTGGTCTCTATATAATTTAGTTTAAAAATCTGATTTAAAAAACAGTTGCGGCCAGTTGGATTCTGGCATATTTATTAGAAGGATTCCACATGGCCATCATAGAAACAGGAAGACTGTAATGCTCTGTAATCTTGAGAACCTTTCCTGCTTTTACACCTACATTCACAATATCGAAATTGTTTTTCCCGTTCCCATACAAAAAAGTGTTGCCATTCAATGAAAATCCTGCCCCAACAAAAGCATCCAGATTTACTTTCTGCCCACTGATGACAGGATAGTTAGCCTGAACATAGGTAGAATACCTATTCTTTTTATAGCTTCCATCAGGTTCCAGAATTACCTCTCCTGCATTAGCGCCACCATACAGCATAATATCTGCTTCAACATTGATTGGGAACGATGGCCCGAAGGTATAATTCGTTCTTAAATCAATAATATGCGCTGTTCTTCTTTGTGAATAACTGAAGATGTCATCTGCAGCAACCGCAGTATTAATATTCCTGGAATTATAGAGATCCCATAGCCCGATATAAAAACGCCCGTTAGAATATTGAACATAGTAGTTGATCTCCTTATAATGAGTGCTATCTTTGTCGTCTGCCAGGGCAGAAGCTCCCCAGATTCCGACTTTCCATTTCTTTTCCGCATCCAAAGCATAAGAAAGGTTTCCCATTACAACAGGTTTATCCGTAATAATCAAACCTCTCCATAAATGGTTGTTTTGAATGTTAGCAGTAAAATTCAGTCTTTCTTCCTTAGCTTCTTTACCTTCACTGCTTTCTTGTGAAAATAATCTTCCCGTAGCTAAAACAAGCAATAAGATTCCTTTTAATATTTTCATGATTCGTATTTTTTATTTTAATACCATGAATAATAATGCTGCAATGGCAGCTCCAATGATAGGTCCCATTACAGGAATCCATGCATAACCCCAGTCACTGTTTCCTTTTACCGGAAGAATAGCGTGCATGATCCTTGGAGCAAGATCTCTGGCTGGGTTGATGGCATATCCCGTTGTTCCTCCTAAAGAAAGTCCTATTACCCATACCAGGAAGGTTACCGGAATAGCTCCTATAGTACCCAGCCCTACTTTTGCATTAGGGTCCGCTTGTAAATTAATACTTGGATCAGAAAAATGTAAAATGACAAATACCAGTACAAAAGTCCCAATGATCTCACTAATAAGGTTAGATGAAACTTTTCTGATGGCAGGGGTAGTACTGAAACAAGCCAGTTTTGCCCCTTCATCTTCCGTAATCGCAAAATGATCCTTATGAAACAGCCAAACCAAAAAGGCTCCCAACATTCCTCCAATCATCTGAGCTGCGATATAAGACGGAACCAGATCCCAGGCAAACTTTCCTGCAGCGGCTAAGCCAATCGTAACAGCTGGATTGAGATGAGCTCCACTTACAG from Chryseobacterium indologenes encodes the following:
- a CDS encoding MIP/aquaporin family protein yields the protein MTPFIAEVIGTMLLILLGNGVVANVVLKDTKGNNSGWIVITTAWALAVFVGVAVAGPVSGAHLNPAVTIGLAAAGKFAWDLVPSYIAAQMIGGMLGAFLVWLFHKDHFAITEDEGAKLACFSTTPAIRKVSSNLISEIIGTFVLVFVILHFSDPSINLQADPNAKVGLGTIGAIPVTFLVWVIGLSLGGTTGYAINPARDLAPRIMHAILPVKGNSDWGYAWIPVMGPIIGAAIAALLFMVLK